One window of Mauremys reevesii isolate NIE-2019 linkage group 4, ASM1616193v1, whole genome shotgun sequence genomic DNA carries:
- the DEF6 gene encoding differentially expressed in FDCP 6 homolog isoform X2 — MDLRAELLKSIWYAFTALDVEKSGKVSKSQLKVLSHNLYTVLHIPHDPVALEEHFRDDDDGPVSSQGYMPYLNKYILDKVEYLLKKVCTAMNVELNCCELDDYLSQDPQHQSGMTVWQFLDLVNSGKLLRGIEREAVSMAVEEVYQEVIEDMLKQGYLWKKGQLRRNWSERWFTLKPSALSYYMSEERKEKKGSIALDKHCCVEVLPDRDGKRCMFCVKTSSRTYEMSASDTKQRQEWTLAIQTAIRLQAEGKKSLHKDLKQKRREQREQRERRKAAKEEEMQRLKQLQEEKERKLQELELLKEAQRQAELLLQEEEQRRRLQHEEMQRTLEIQLKEAEQARASMQAEMVLKEAEAEQQRKRIVELEAMQERLQEALHQEVKARQDEESVRYAQARLLAEEEEKLKELMKLKEEQEEYIIQTQREKQVLKQEMENKSKYLEEAQKQLEEVRENRQRVDQDVMAAQRKLRQASTNVKHWNVQMNRLMHPIGPGEKRMTACGGFPSIPPVVLTRRESSLKLRQRLEDKNYDLEREDSKKNVNNGETRRLSLSPDMDTTATEPSN, encoded by the exons GTGCTCTCTCACAACCTGTACACAGTGCTTCATATCCCCCATGACCCAGTGGCGCTGGAGGAGCATTTCCGGGATGATGACGACGGGCCGGTATCGAGCCAGGGCTACATGCCTTACCTCAACAAATACATCCTGGATAAG GTGGAGTACCTGCTGAAGAAGGTCTGCACCGCCATGAATGTGGAGCTGAACTGCTGCGAGCTGGACGACTACCTCTCGCAGGATCCCCAGCACCAGAGCGGCATGACGGTCTGGCAGTTCCTGGACCTGGTGAACTCGGGGAAGCTCCTGCGGGGGATCGAGCGGGAGGCCGTCAGTATGGCCGTTGAAGAGGTGTACCAGGAGGTCATTGAGGACATGCTCAAACAG GGCTACCTCTGGAAGAAGGGCCAGCTGAGGCGGAACTGGTCCGAGCGATGGTTCACACTAAAGCCCAGCGCCCTGTCCTACTACATGAGCGAGGAGCGGAAGGAGAAGAAAGGCAGCATTGCCTTGGACAAACACTGCTGCGTGGAG GTCCTGCCTGACCGGGACGGGAAAAGATGCATGTTCTGCGTGAAAACCTCTTCCCGCACGTATGAGATGAGTGCCTCGGACACCAAGCAGCGGCAGGAGTGGACGCTAG ccattCAGACAGCGATCCGGTTGCAAGCGGAGGGGAAGAAGTCCCTGCACAAGGACCTGAAGCAGAAGCGCCGGGAGCAGAGGGAGCAGCGGGAGAGGCGGAAGGCCGCCAAGGAGGAGGAGATGCAGCGCCTCaagcagctgcaggaggagaaggagcgGAAGCTGCAGGAGTTGGAGCTGCTCAAGGAGGCCCAGCggcaggcagagctgctgctgcaggaggaaGAGCAGCGGCGCCGGCTGCAGCACGAGGAGATGCAGAGGACCTTGGAGATCCAGCTGAAGGAGGCTGAGCAG GCTCGCGCCTCCATGCAGGCTGAGATGGTGCTGAAGGAGGCGGAGGCCGAGCAGCAGCGGAAGCGGATCGTGGAGCTGGAGGCGatgcaggagcggctccaggAGGCCCTGCACCAGGAGGTGAAGGCACGGCAGGACGAGGAGTCTGTGAGATACGCCCAGGCCAG GTtgctggctgaggaggaggagaagctgaaGGAGCTGATGAAGCtgaaggaggagcaggaggaataCATCATCCAGACCCAGCGGGAGAagcaggtccttaagcaggagatGGAAAACAAGAGCAAATATTTGGAAGAGGCCCAAAAGCAGCTGGAAGAAGTGAGAGAGAACAGGCAGAGGGTAGACCAGGATGTCATG GCGGCCCAGAGGAAACTCCGACAGGCCAGCACCAATGTCAAGCACTGGAATGTCCAGATGAATCGACTGATGCACCCCATTGGGCCAGGAG AGAAGCGTATGACAGCGTGTGGAGGATTCCCCAGCATCCCGCCTGTGGTCCTCACCAGGAGGGAGTCGTCCCTCAAGCTCAGGCAGAGATTAGAAGATAAGAACTATGATCTTGAGAGGGAAGACAGCAAGAAGAACGTGAACAACGGCGAGACCAGGAGGCTGTCGCTATCTCCTGATATGGACACCACGGCCACAGAACCCTCCAACTAG
- the DEF6 gene encoding differentially expressed in FDCP 6 homolog isoform X1, with protein MDLRAELLKSIWYAFTALDVEKSGKVSKSQLKVLSHNLYTVLHIPHDPVALEEHFRDDDDGPVSSQGYMPYLNKYILDKVEEGAFVKEDFDELCWTLTAKKNYKPDRNGNSVVSHKDAFKLWCLFNFLSEDKYPLVMVPDEVEYLLKKVCTAMNVELNCCELDDYLSQDPQHQSGMTVWQFLDLVNSGKLLRGIEREAVSMAVEEVYQEVIEDMLKQGYLWKKGQLRRNWSERWFTLKPSALSYYMSEERKEKKGSIALDKHCCVEVLPDRDGKRCMFCVKTSSRTYEMSASDTKQRQEWTLAIQTAIRLQAEGKKSLHKDLKQKRREQREQRERRKAAKEEEMQRLKQLQEEKERKLQELELLKEAQRQAELLLQEEEQRRRLQHEEMQRTLEIQLKEAEQARASMQAEMVLKEAEAEQQRKRIVELEAMQERLQEALHQEVKARQDEESVRYAQARLLAEEEEKLKELMKLKEEQEEYIIQTQREKQVLKQEMENKSKYLEEAQKQLEEVRENRQRVDQDVMAAQRKLRQASTNVKHWNVQMNRLMHPIGPGEKRMTACGGFPSIPPVVLTRRESSLKLRQRLEDKNYDLEREDSKKNVNNGETRRLSLSPDMDTTATEPSN; from the exons GTGCTCTCTCACAACCTGTACACAGTGCTTCATATCCCCCATGACCCAGTGGCGCTGGAGGAGCATTTCCGGGATGATGACGACGGGCCGGTATCGAGCCAGGGCTACATGCCTTACCTCAACAAATACATCCTGGATAAG GTGGAGGAAGGGGCTTTTGTCAAGGAGGATTTTGATGAGCTCTGCTGGACGTTGACGGCAAAGAAGAATTACAAGCCCGACCGGAATGGGAACAGTGTCGTGTCCCATAAGGACGCCTTCAAGCTCTGGTGTCTCTTTAACTTCCTCTCTGAAGACAAATACCCTCTTGTCATGGTCCCAGATGAG GTGGAGTACCTGCTGAAGAAGGTCTGCACCGCCATGAATGTGGAGCTGAACTGCTGCGAGCTGGACGACTACCTCTCGCAGGATCCCCAGCACCAGAGCGGCATGACGGTCTGGCAGTTCCTGGACCTGGTGAACTCGGGGAAGCTCCTGCGGGGGATCGAGCGGGAGGCCGTCAGTATGGCCGTTGAAGAGGTGTACCAGGAGGTCATTGAGGACATGCTCAAACAG GGCTACCTCTGGAAGAAGGGCCAGCTGAGGCGGAACTGGTCCGAGCGATGGTTCACACTAAAGCCCAGCGCCCTGTCCTACTACATGAGCGAGGAGCGGAAGGAGAAGAAAGGCAGCATTGCCTTGGACAAACACTGCTGCGTGGAG GTCCTGCCTGACCGGGACGGGAAAAGATGCATGTTCTGCGTGAAAACCTCTTCCCGCACGTATGAGATGAGTGCCTCGGACACCAAGCAGCGGCAGGAGTGGACGCTAG ccattCAGACAGCGATCCGGTTGCAAGCGGAGGGGAAGAAGTCCCTGCACAAGGACCTGAAGCAGAAGCGCCGGGAGCAGAGGGAGCAGCGGGAGAGGCGGAAGGCCGCCAAGGAGGAGGAGATGCAGCGCCTCaagcagctgcaggaggagaaggagcgGAAGCTGCAGGAGTTGGAGCTGCTCAAGGAGGCCCAGCggcaggcagagctgctgctgcaggaggaaGAGCAGCGGCGCCGGCTGCAGCACGAGGAGATGCAGAGGACCTTGGAGATCCAGCTGAAGGAGGCTGAGCAG GCTCGCGCCTCCATGCAGGCTGAGATGGTGCTGAAGGAGGCGGAGGCCGAGCAGCAGCGGAAGCGGATCGTGGAGCTGGAGGCGatgcaggagcggctccaggAGGCCCTGCACCAGGAGGTGAAGGCACGGCAGGACGAGGAGTCTGTGAGATACGCCCAGGCCAG GTtgctggctgaggaggaggagaagctgaaGGAGCTGATGAAGCtgaaggaggagcaggaggaataCATCATCCAGACCCAGCGGGAGAagcaggtccttaagcaggagatGGAAAACAAGAGCAAATATTTGGAAGAGGCCCAAAAGCAGCTGGAAGAAGTGAGAGAGAACAGGCAGAGGGTAGACCAGGATGTCATG GCGGCCCAGAGGAAACTCCGACAGGCCAGCACCAATGTCAAGCACTGGAATGTCCAGATGAATCGACTGATGCACCCCATTGGGCCAGGAG AGAAGCGTATGACAGCGTGTGGAGGATTCCCCAGCATCCCGCCTGTGGTCCTCACCAGGAGGGAGTCGTCCCTCAAGCTCAGGCAGAGATTAGAAGATAAGAACTATGATCTTGAGAGGGAAGACAGCAAGAAGAACGTGAACAACGGCGAGACCAGGAGGCTGTCGCTATCTCCTGATATGGACACCACGGCCACAGAACCCTCCAACTAG
- the DEF6 gene encoding differentially expressed in FDCP 6 homolog isoform X3, with protein MPYLNKYILDKVEEGAFVKEDFDELCWTLTAKKNYKPDRNGNSVVSHKDAFKLWCLFNFLSEDKYPLVMVPDEVEYLLKKVCTAMNVELNCCELDDYLSQDPQHQSGMTVWQFLDLVNSGKLLRGIEREAVSMAVEEVYQEVIEDMLKQGYLWKKGQLRRNWSERWFTLKPSALSYYMSEERKEKKGSIALDKHCCVEVLPDRDGKRCMFCVKTSSRTYEMSASDTKQRQEWTLAIQTAIRLQAEGKKSLHKDLKQKRREQREQRERRKAAKEEEMQRLKQLQEEKERKLQELELLKEAQRQAELLLQEEEQRRRLQHEEMQRTLEIQLKEAEQARASMQAEMVLKEAEAEQQRKRIVELEAMQERLQEALHQEVKARQDEESVRYAQARLLAEEEEKLKELMKLKEEQEEYIIQTQREKQVLKQEMENKSKYLEEAQKQLEEVRENRQRVDQDVMAAQRKLRQASTNVKHWNVQMNRLMHPIGPGEKRMTACGGFPSIPPVVLTRRESSLKLRQRLEDKNYDLEREDSKKNVNNGETRRLSLSPDMDTTATEPSN; from the exons ATGCCTTACCTCAACAAATACATCCTGGATAAG GTGGAGGAAGGGGCTTTTGTCAAGGAGGATTTTGATGAGCTCTGCTGGACGTTGACGGCAAAGAAGAATTACAAGCCCGACCGGAATGGGAACAGTGTCGTGTCCCATAAGGACGCCTTCAAGCTCTGGTGTCTCTTTAACTTCCTCTCTGAAGACAAATACCCTCTTGTCATGGTCCCAGATGAG GTGGAGTACCTGCTGAAGAAGGTCTGCACCGCCATGAATGTGGAGCTGAACTGCTGCGAGCTGGACGACTACCTCTCGCAGGATCCCCAGCACCAGAGCGGCATGACGGTCTGGCAGTTCCTGGACCTGGTGAACTCGGGGAAGCTCCTGCGGGGGATCGAGCGGGAGGCCGTCAGTATGGCCGTTGAAGAGGTGTACCAGGAGGTCATTGAGGACATGCTCAAACAG GGCTACCTCTGGAAGAAGGGCCAGCTGAGGCGGAACTGGTCCGAGCGATGGTTCACACTAAAGCCCAGCGCCCTGTCCTACTACATGAGCGAGGAGCGGAAGGAGAAGAAAGGCAGCATTGCCTTGGACAAACACTGCTGCGTGGAG GTCCTGCCTGACCGGGACGGGAAAAGATGCATGTTCTGCGTGAAAACCTCTTCCCGCACGTATGAGATGAGTGCCTCGGACACCAAGCAGCGGCAGGAGTGGACGCTAG ccattCAGACAGCGATCCGGTTGCAAGCGGAGGGGAAGAAGTCCCTGCACAAGGACCTGAAGCAGAAGCGCCGGGAGCAGAGGGAGCAGCGGGAGAGGCGGAAGGCCGCCAAGGAGGAGGAGATGCAGCGCCTCaagcagctgcaggaggagaaggagcgGAAGCTGCAGGAGTTGGAGCTGCTCAAGGAGGCCCAGCggcaggcagagctgctgctgcaggaggaaGAGCAGCGGCGCCGGCTGCAGCACGAGGAGATGCAGAGGACCTTGGAGATCCAGCTGAAGGAGGCTGAGCAG GCTCGCGCCTCCATGCAGGCTGAGATGGTGCTGAAGGAGGCGGAGGCCGAGCAGCAGCGGAAGCGGATCGTGGAGCTGGAGGCGatgcaggagcggctccaggAGGCCCTGCACCAGGAGGTGAAGGCACGGCAGGACGAGGAGTCTGTGAGATACGCCCAGGCCAG GTtgctggctgaggaggaggagaagctgaaGGAGCTGATGAAGCtgaaggaggagcaggaggaataCATCATCCAGACCCAGCGGGAGAagcaggtccttaagcaggagatGGAAAACAAGAGCAAATATTTGGAAGAGGCCCAAAAGCAGCTGGAAGAAGTGAGAGAGAACAGGCAGAGGGTAGACCAGGATGTCATG GCGGCCCAGAGGAAACTCCGACAGGCCAGCACCAATGTCAAGCACTGGAATGTCCAGATGAATCGACTGATGCACCCCATTGGGCCAGGAG AGAAGCGTATGACAGCGTGTGGAGGATTCCCCAGCATCCCGCCTGTGGTCCTCACCAGGAGGGAGTCGTCCCTCAAGCTCAGGCAGAGATTAGAAGATAAGAACTATGATCTTGAGAGGGAAGACAGCAAGAAGAACGTGAACAACGGCGAGACCAGGAGGCTGTCGCTATCTCCTGATATGGACACCACGGCCACAGAACCCTCCAACTAG